A portion of the Juglans microcarpa x Juglans regia isolate MS1-56 chromosome 1D, Jm3101_v1.0, whole genome shotgun sequence genome contains these proteins:
- the LOC121239451 gene encoding small EDRK-rich factor 2 — protein MTRGNQRDRDRERAQARTGKGAKGKDDGLTPEQRRERDAKALQEKTAKKAAQAGSGGDASGGGKSNAKK, from the exons ATGACTC GCGGCAACCAGAGAGATCGCGATCGCGAGAGGGCTCAGGCTCGCACCGGCAAGGGTGCCAAGGGCAAAGACGATGGTTTGACCCCTGAACAGCGTCGTGAGAG GGACGCAAAGGCGCTGCAAGAGAAGACCGCGAAGAAAGCGGCACAGGCGGGTTCGGGAGGGGACGCCTCCGGTGGAGGTAAAAGCAATGccaagaaatag